A region of the Pseudarthrobacter sp. MM222 genome:
CGCTGCTGGCCGCGATCTTTGTCTCCAACCTGCCCGAGGCCCTTGTCGGGTCAGCCTCGATGCGCAGCCAAGGCATGTCCACGTCCGCCATCCTCAGGCTCTGGGGTCTGTGCTCGCTAGTGCTGGTCATCGCCGTGGTGATCGGTGCCGGCCCGCTCTCCGGCAGCAGCCCAGAAACGATCTCGTTGCCGCTGGCCTTCGCGGCCGGAGCGGTGATCGCCGCGCTGGCTGACACTCTCATGCCGGAGGCGTTCGAACATGGGGGGCCGGCAGTGGCCTTGAGCACCGCGGCCGGTTTCGTGCTCTCATTTGTGTTGTCCCTGGCATGAGGACCCTGGGACGTTTCGTGGGGCGGGCTGGGGAACGTCTACAGACGCGACGTGACCACTGCCATCTTCCTGCGCCGAGACGGACGCGGATGGGCGCTTCAACCCGCATTTCCGGGCTTTCACAAACGCCGATAATGGACCTTCTGTCCGCCCCGGAGGCGCCTGATGCTGCGGCCGACGCACGCGGCCCGGTTGGGGGAGGGGGACGGTGAGGCTGTCCTGTGCTTGGCTGCCACGGAAGGGTAAGTACGGCGTTGATGCAGCTCGACTGAACAGTCTTGAGTGGGACTTCCGGGCCGCCGCACGACATTGTTTGTGGCTGGAACTCGGCCAAAGATGAGGTCCCCACGATCCAGCCGGCACTGGCATGCCGAACTCTGCCAGCCCTGTTGCGAGTTCGTGGATGACGAAACGGAAGAATTCAGAAGAGGCCTGCATCAGGCGGCCGAATTCCGTCGAAGGTCTTGCCGGAGGCGTCAGCGAGACAGCAGCACGCCGACCTGGGTCCGGATGTCCCGAACAATCTCGTCGATGCTTAATCCGGCGTTCACGCTCGCCGCCATGCTGAGGAACATGATGGCGCTGACGATGCGGGCCGTCGTTGCGGCATTATCCGCACCGACCAGCGGCTGCCGGCCAAGGACGGCAGCGATGGCCTCCTCGGTCTGCGCGACGATGGACAGAGCTTCAGCGTGACGGGGCTCCGCGGGATCACCGAAGACCATTTCCCGCAGGTACGTGCGTCCGTTGTCGACCTGGACGCGGTTGCATTCCACGATGCGCCGGACGATGGCCAGCACCGCGTCGAGGACATCCGGGGTGGTTTCAGCATCAGCCCGACCTTGCTGAAGCGCTTCGGCGTAGTGGGCGTTCTGCACGAGGAGAAGGAGTTCGCCTTTGGTCTTCGCGTAAAGGAACAGGGTCCCGGTGCCGATGTCCGCCTTGTCGGCGATCTGCTGGGTCGTGACGTCCTCGATGCCGTGTTCGGCCAACAGTTCGCTGGCCGCGGCCGTGATGCGGTCCAGCTTCTGCTGCTTATTCCGCTCGCGCCGTCCGACCGGCTGGGAGGCGAGAGACATGGTGGTTGATCCTCCGGAATAGATTCTGACTGCAGTCAGTTATGAGTGTAGTCACTACTGTGTGAGTTCGAATGTTTCTTCGTTCATTCTCCCACGCAAGGGCCGAACCCCAGTGTTTCGCCCGGCACTGTGGTGGCCCTATACCAACGACGCAAAGGATCGCACGCATGACTTCCTCTCTTTGGCAACCATTTATCCTCGGCAACGTGGAGCTGCCGCACCGGCTCGCGCTGGCGCCGCTCACCCGGAGCCGCGCGAACCCTGACGGTACCCCCGGGGAACTGGCCGCGGAGTACTACGGCCAGCGTGCCTCGCTCGGGTTGATCATCACCGAGGGCACACAGCCGTCCGAGGACGGCCAAGGCTATCTGAACACCCCAGGCATCTTCACTCCCCAACACATCGAGGGATGGCGAAAGATCGCCGACACGGTGCATGCAGGCGGCGGTGCCCTGTTCATCCAACTGATGCACGTCGGCCGGATGTCGCACCCGGATAACACCCCGCACCACCGTCAGCCCGTTGGCCCGTCGGCGATCTCGGCCGAGCAGGACATGTTCACTCCAACGGGGCCGCAGAAGACCCCGATGCCGCGTGAGCTGAGCGCCGAAGACATCCAGGCCACCATCGCCGGGTTCCGCCACGCCGCAGCCTCCGCTATCGCAGCGGGAGCGGACGGCGTGGAGATCCACAGCGCGAACGGGTACCTGCTCCACCAGTTCCTCTCGCCGAACTCGAACCACCGCACGGACGAATACGGCGGATCGGTGGAGAACCGGTCCCGGTTCGTCGTCGCGGTCGCCCGCGCGGTCGCCGAGGAGATCGGGGCAGACCGGACCGGCATCCGAATTTCACCGGCGTTCCCGCTTGGCGGAATCAACGAAGGGGACCCCGCGGACGTCCGGACACAGTACCGCCACCTGGTCGGCGAACTCGCCACCCTGAAGCTTGCGTACCTGCACGTACACCACCTCGGTGACGACGAACTGCTTCGGTCCTTCCGCGACACGTGGCCTGCTGCCATCCTCGTCGTCCGGTACGGGCGCGACCGCGAGCAGATTGCCGACGACATCGACGCCGGACTCGCGGACATCGCGCCGCTGGGCCGCTTTGCCCTGGCGAACCCCGACATTGTTGAGCGCCTGCGTACTGGCGCGCCGCTGAACGAACTGGACCCGGCCACCCTTTACGGCGGCGGCGCGGCCGGGTACACCGACTACCCGGCCCTGGCACAAGCCTGATCCGCTGCCGCGAGCCCCACGCGACCGACCTCACCCATACCCACCGGAAAGAAGAAACACCAATGCCCTCACTCAACGGAGCTGTCGTCCTCATCACCGGAGCCAACGGCGGAATCGGCACACAGTTCGTGCACGAAGCCCTCGCCAGGGGAGCTGCAAAGGTTTATGCCTCAGCCCGCACACCCCGCACTTGGAATGACGAGCGCATCGTTCCACTCGCCTTGGACATTACCGACTCGGCCTCCATCCAGGCAGCGGTCGAGGCGGCACCGGATGTGACCGTGCTGATTAACAACGCCGGCGCGTCGGTCGCCAGCCCCGGGATCCTCACCCACACGGACGAGGAAATCCGCAGCAACGTCGAGACGAACTTCCTCGGTCCGCTCTTCGTCGCCCGCGCATTCGCTCCGGTTCTGTCAGCTAAGGACGAAGCGACGATCATCGACATCCACTCGGCCCTGAGCTGGTACGCCGTCGCCGGCATCTACAGCGCCACCAAGGCCGCCCTCTGGTCCGCGACAAACTCCCTCCGCCTCGAACTCTCTCCCGCTGGTGTGCACGTCGTCGGCGTCCACGTCGCATACGTCGATACCGCGATGGCCGCGCACGCCACCGACCCGAAGCTCGACCCGGCCGTGCTGGTGCGCACCGTATTCGAGGCCATGGAGGCAGGGGAGTACGAGGTCCTCGCCGATGACACGTCTGTCCAGCTCAAGGCTGGACTCAGCGCACCCCTCGAAGCGGTCTACCCGCAGTTGGTGGACACGCACGCATAAGCGAACAACCGGCGCCACCGCGTTCACCAAAAGTGAGCGCGGTGGCACCACCCCCGTCAAAGAACGCCGCGGCCCACGATGCCCCTATAAGAGCCGAAGGAACTGGCGGGTCAAGCAGATCGAGCACGGCTGCAGGGCGCAAATATTTTCCTCACCCGGCTAACGCTTTCGAAGTGCCTACTCCTCGGCTGACGCGTTCGGAGTGCCTACTGGAGCTGGCCAGCGCGACGCCGTCCCACACCTGTGGCTCTGCCCGCCCGTATTCACGGGGGGGCAGAGCCACAGCGCCTTTCTGCCCTATTGGAGCTGGGTCGTGTCGCATAGGTGCTGGTCAGTTGGCGAGGAATTCGACTGCGACGGGGGAGAACCTTTCGTGGAACTGGAAGATCCCGCCGTGCCCCGAATCGGGGTAGATGATCAGCTCGGATCCCTTGATGCGCCGGTGCAGGTCCCCGGAGAGGATCGAAGGCACCATGCGGTCGTTGTCTCCGTTGGCAATGAGGGCGGGGTGGGTGAGCTGCGACAGGTCCGACGGCGCAGAGCGGCCGAACCTCCGGATCGCCTTCAGTTGCGTCTGGAATGCCCTAATGCTGATGGGCATGTCGCGGTCGACCGTGCGCTCCTGAAGGCGCTTGATGAACGCCTTTGCGGCGTGTTTGCCGGCCGCGTTGAGGTTAAAA
Encoded here:
- a CDS encoding TetR/AcrR family transcriptional regulator, with the protein product MSLASQPVGRRERNKQQKLDRITAAASELLAEHGIEDVTTQQIADKADIGTGTLFLYAKTKGELLLLVQNAHYAEALQQGRADAETTPDVLDAVLAIVRRIVECNRVQVDNGRTYLREMVFGDPAEPRHAEALSIVAQTEEAIAAVLGRQPLVGADNAATTARIVSAIMFLSMAASVNAGLSIDEIVRDIRTQVGVLLSR
- a CDS encoding alkene reductase, whose product is MTSSLWQPFILGNVELPHRLALAPLTRSRANPDGTPGELAAEYYGQRASLGLIITEGTQPSEDGQGYLNTPGIFTPQHIEGWRKIADTVHAGGGALFIQLMHVGRMSHPDNTPHHRQPVGPSAISAEQDMFTPTGPQKTPMPRELSAEDIQATIAGFRHAAASAIAAGADGVEIHSANGYLLHQFLSPNSNHRTDEYGGSVENRSRFVVAVARAVAEEIGADRTGIRISPAFPLGGINEGDPADVRTQYRHLVGELATLKLAYLHVHHLGDDELLRSFRDTWPAAILVVRYGRDREQIADDIDAGLADIAPLGRFALANPDIVERLRTGAPLNELDPATLYGGGAAGYTDYPALAQA
- a CDS encoding SDR family oxidoreductase — translated: MPSLNGAVVLITGANGGIGTQFVHEALARGAAKVYASARTPRTWNDERIVPLALDITDSASIQAAVEAAPDVTVLINNAGASVASPGILTHTDEEIRSNVETNFLGPLFVARAFAPVLSAKDEATIIDIHSALSWYAVAGIYSATKAALWSATNSLRLELSPAGVHVVGVHVAYVDTAMAAHATDPKLDPAVLVRTVFEAMEAGEYEVLADDTSVQLKAGLSAPLEAVYPQLVDTHA